In Toxoplasma gondii ME49 chromosome X, whole genome shotgun sequence, a single genomic region encodes these proteins:
- the LIPA gene encoding lipoic acid synthase LIPA (encoded by transcript TGME49_226400) — MAYFFDFPTDTWVEDASPGGPPKRAFGHGLAAGSSHFASPVSRRRLPTITALLLFSLLSASQSGALSVSQCSRRVSLGPLLSRVSSVSCTPSAAASALASSLYPTDSLSSVEGSVAPRPPPSSLAFVLRRVPPAAYSSSLSPSVLRFKHSLPRPLQGSLVCAPGILGGAAGSARFAGCCGSQGRSCGSGKNPELPLKGSKDEVIPRVGTSTAGPRPDWFHVPAPQAASRGAEESRYQQLQKQIRGLDLHTVCEEAKCPNIGECWNGGTATLILLGDTCTRGCRFCAIKTSSKPPPPDPLEPEKVADAVAKWDIDYVVMTSVDRDDMPDGGAGHFARTVQLVKKAKPSMLIECLVSDFQGMEESVRTLAQSGLDVYAHNIETVRRLTPYVRDKRAKYDQSLRVLHLAKQFNPSLFTKSSIMVGLGETSEEVVRTLRDLRDHDVDVVTLGQYLRPTKQQLGVVEYVTPETFKKYQDIAEEMGFKYVASGPLVRSSYKAGEYYMKHLIDDARKHGRRETVKQVKLEADVGTLKGTTTTFQVNEKEA; from the exons ATGGCGTATTTCTTTGACTTCCCAACGGACACTTGGGTCGAAGACGCGTCGCCGGGTGGGCCGCCGAAACGAGCTTTCGGGCACGGCTTAGCCGCAGGTAGTTCCCATTTCGCTTCCCCTGTTTCTCGGAGGCGACTGCCGACGATCACGGcgcttctcctgttttcgctcttgtctgcgtctcaatCAGGAGCTCTGAGTGTTTCTCAGTGTTCCCGGAGAGTGTCGCTCGGCCCGCTTCTTTCGCGCGTCTCGTCAGTTTCGTGTACCCCTTCTGCCGCTGCTTCggctctcgcttcttctctctatcCCACCGACAGCCTGTCGTCCGTGGAAGGTTCTGTCGCGCCTCGCCCGCCTCCTTCTAGTCTGGCTTTCGTGTTGCGTCGGGTGCCTCCCGCGGCctattcttcttctctgtctccctctgtccTGCGCTTCAAGCACTCACTTCCCCGTCCCCTTCAGGGGTCGCTTGTGTGCGCTCCTGGAATTTTGGGCGGGGCAGCCGGCTCTGCGCGTTTCGCCGGGTGTTGCGGATCTCAGGGCCGGTCTTGCGGGTCTGGAAAAAACCCCGAGTTGCCGCTAAAGGGAAGCAAAGACGAGGTCATTCCCCGGGTCGGGACAAGCACCGCTGGACCCCGTCCCGATTGGTTCCACGTGCCAGCTCCACAGGCCGCCTCTCGCGGAGCTGAGGAGTCGCGCTACCAGCAACTGCAGAAACAAATTCGTGGCCTTGACCTCCATACG GTCTGTGAAGAGGCCAAGTGTCCGAACATCGGAGAGTGCTGGAATGGAGGCACTGCAACGCTTATTCTGCTGGGTGACACGTGCACGCGAGGCTGTCGTTTTTGTGCAATTAAAACTTCGAGCAAGCCGCCTCCTCCCGACCCCCTGGAACCGGAGAAAGTGGCGGACGCAGTGGCCAAGTGGGACATCGACTACGTGGTCATGACAAGCGTTGACAG AGATGACATGCCCGACGGAGGTGCAGGTCACTTCGCTCGAACAGTCCAGTTGGTCAAGAAGGCTAAACCTTCGATGCTCATCGAATGCCTTGTCTCCGACTTTCAAGGAATGGAAGAG TCCGTCCGAACACTCGCCCAATCGGGGTTGGATGTGTACGCGCATAACATCGAGACAGTTCGGAGGTTGACGCCCTATGTTCGCGACAAGAGAGCGAAGTACGACCAGTCCCTGCGTGTCCTTCACCTAGCGAAACAGTTCAACCCGTCGCTGTTCACAAAGTCATCCATAATGGTTGGCCTGGGTGAAACCTCAGAAGAGGTGGTTCGGACTCTCCGGGATCTTCGAGATCACGACGTCGACGTTGTTACCCTCGGACAGTATCTCCGACCAACAAAACAACAGCTTGGGGTTGTGGAGTATGTCACTCCAGAAACCTTCAAAAAATATCAAGACATAGCGGAGGAGATGGGATTCAAGTATGTGGCTAGTGGCCCGCTGGTGCGCTCATCTTACAAGGCAGGGGAGTACTACATGAAGCACCTTATTGATGATGCAAGGAAGCACGGCCGACGTGAAACAGTGAAACAGGTTAAGCTGGAAGCTGATGTCGGCACACTGAAAGGGACAACAACAACATTTCAAGTaaacgagaaagaggcgtGA
- the RAD16 gene encoding SWI2/SNF2-containing protein RAD16 (encoded by transcript TGME49_226440~Gene product name based on ToxoDB Community Expert Annotation.) — protein sequence MFSGSGGRCVDESASLDALFSAARRLPPLTVEECAFDPESKNWVPHAAVRRLKKKEAQQLRHVRLLVQNAPTGQSKCRCCGGKIEKGEARLGYPTADPRGPFGLLTCWLHPLFKCSSVILEEVLQTQLEDGDRAELAQILQKAREQPANGEALKVEKDEKDESSSTLHVKSENETSAASTAESSPSLSFPACAVVAPVHSAHAVLGEHLELAALIHGLENLDTSALTQLKATVGAVLHSLVAPAEAAAWLAAAKEKRRAEGDDEFPEGGDIADVMRNLVKRQIEGRRPAPPDLLLPLLPFQEEGLWWLCRQEQSEVRGGILADEMGMGKTIQIISLILARPFPPLPRALRPEDSSRERSSLPRVGQTLVVTPLAALLQWKGELEKFVRPGRLSVLVYHGPFRQALKSELEKHDVVLTTYSTLEQDFRRETNKHKVLCKYCGRLFLPDKLAIHQRYFCGPEAVRTAKQRLTTRKRGTEKAMKTLQITTANAPIVVEEESDDEAVSQEQTRKRKLSGRQAENSTENAAEGKTGSVDSSSSSVASSSASFLPTPSNVMKELMAEANRDLRDMRPSWVFPKPLRFARRTPFSPFCAHEKTGDADEKPKSTETRERTRTDGEVDLGGDLSEDEVEIRRAVRTLLDMGYDRDRALAAALSCQGSIEDAVQLLAEDRVESESSEPDCDEANKTAERERARRLRQDLKVSRTDLPRQKLPVLQVLLRRCGLPTSGTKQQLVTRLTRFLFQDGEKEEEEASAGGPNARARRGRAKKEGKKGEKSRTRRSELEAKKAGDSESEGSARSARPRRSSRLREVAEAAEKVQPTVNGSSAGSDVTSRNTVVKRELTGGRRSAPRKEKCDAKGVSRGSKSASKTPSRAFVATKSGKKGKQCSSSKAARRKADHDEWTESSPSSSDEDYEEETESSILSSEEAEEASEASEASESEMSDAAGAPPQRQRRRTGAAPAPLPGAVHPSSATEEIKLAGGLVDEEEDENDAAVKQLVRKSVLHNVIWQRLVLDEAHRIKSRNSSTAQAVLALRTATMVCSRGGGGREENAEGDATPESRAGAPEQEADGDVRAKRRKTERDCAKEAEGEAKPHLGPAKEGEKETSDASPSEASTNLALCDARNKSGKAHASEELAWELKVGGSRWCLTGTPLQNRIGELFSLVKFLRVYPYAYYFCKRPGCTCRSLHFRFHEGKHCVKCGHTRMSHFSLFNQKVINPIKRCGYENDGVVALKILKRDVLDTIMLRRTKVERAADVKLPPLIVRIRRDALSPEERDFYESLFKQTAIQFDAYVEAGTVLHNFAHIFDLLSRLRQAVDHPYLLVHGSLQPLDGASLLPTASRKEQPTGVCALCQDDALHTEHLTEASCGHVFHRGCLWEYVQSVPVGPGAEGTSEALAEKKEVLGCPACYTPLTVDLSSLERQVNNAGEDDGECERRGRKGGRGKNGGNEDEQEDEKDEAELDEVLEKDERRRENQSGGRDCEGENSLSRQNGESQSISDLSRLLQQAGKRGPDGIMQKIKASEFRSSTKIEALYQELLEIEREDTTVKSLVFSQFCSMLDLIEWRLKKGGIHCAKMVGSMSIVSRSNVLYAFNNDPSLKVLLISLKAGGEGLNLQIASRIFLMDPWWNPAAEMQAIQRAHRIGQRHKEVIAIRFIAEKTIEERILQLQEKKQLVFDGTVGACDHAMTKLTQDDLRFLFQN from the exons GTCAGAGCAAGTGTCGCTGTTGCGGCGGAAAGATCGAGAAGGGCGAGGCACGTCTCGGCTACCCGACGGCAGATCCGAGAGGCCCTTTTGGGCTTCTCACCTGCTGGCTTCATCCGCTGTTCAAATGTTCCAGCGTCATCCTCGAAGAAGTCCTTCAGACTCAGTTAGAGGATGGAGACCGAGCTGAGCTGGCCCAGATCCTCCAGAAAGCCAGGGAACAACCAGCGAATGGAGAAGCCCtcaaagtggagaaggacgagaaagacg AGAGCAGTTCAACGCTCCACGTGAAgtcagaaaacgaaacaagTGCTGCGTCGACTGCGGAGTCTTCGCCCTCGTTGTCtttccctgcatgcgccgtaGTGGCCCCCGTGCacagcgcgcatgcagtcttgGGGGAGCACCTGGAACTCGCAGCTCTGATCCACGGCCTTGAGAACCTCGACACGTCTGCTCTCACCCAGCTGAAGGCCACTGTCGGCGCCGTGCTCCACAGTTTGGTTGCGCctgcagaggcagcggcctggctggcggccgcgaaggagaaaagaagagcagaaggagacgacgaatTCCCAGAAGGTGGAGACATTGCAGATGTCATGCGAAACCTAGTGAAACGTCAGATTGAGGGCCGACGCCCCGCGCCTCCCGacctcctccttcctctcttgccCTTTCAGGAAGAAGGACTCTGGTGGCTCTGTAGACAGGAACAGTCTGAGGTCCGAGGCGGCATTTTAGCCGACGAAATGG GTATGGGTAAGACGATTCAGATCATTTCCTTGATTCTCGCAAGGCCGTTTCCGCCTCTGCCGCGCGCTCTGCGCCCCGAGGACTCATCTCGGGAGCGGAGCTCGCTGCCGCGCGTCGGCCAGACGCTGGTGGTCACGCCGTTGGCTGCCCTATTGCAGTGGAAAGGCGAACTGGAGAAGTTCGTCAGACCCGGCCGGCTCTCCGTCCTCGTGTACCACGGGCCCTTTCGCCAGGCACTGAAGTCGGAACTCGAGAAGCATGATGTTGTCTTGACCACGTACTCGACTCTCGAACAGGACTTCAGAAGAGAAACCAACAAGCACAAGGTGCTCTGTAAG TACTGCGGCCGCCTGTTTCTCCCCGACAAGCTCGCGATTCACCAGCGTTACTTTTGTGGACCGGAAGCAGTGCGGacggcgaagcagcgtttGACGACGCGAAAGCGGGGGACAGAAAAGGCTATGAAGACGCTTCAAATTACTACTGCCAACGCTCCCATCGTcgtggaagaggagagcgacgacgaggcGGTCAGCCAAGAGCAGACGCGGAAGCGGAAGCTGAGTGGGCGACAGGCCGAGAACTCGACTGAAAATGCCGCTGAAGGGAAAACGGGGAGCGTagattcttcttcttcctctgttgctTCGTCATCGGCCTCTTTCTTGCCCACGCCTTCAAACGTGATGAAGGAGTTGATGGCTGAGGCGAATCGCGACCTCCGAGACATGAGGCCTTCCTGGGTGTTTCCGAagcctcttcgcttcgcgCGCCGCACCCcattttctcccttctgtgCTCACGAGAAGACCGGCGATGCTGATGAGAAGCCGaagtcgacagagacgcgagagcggACCCGGACCGATGGGGAAGTCGATCTGGGCGGCGATTTGTCTGAAGATGAGGTCGAGATCAGGCGCGCCGTCCGTACCCTGCTCGATATGGGATATGACCGGGACCGCGCTCTTGCCGCGGCCTTGTCTTGTCAGGGGAGCATCGAAGACGCCGTCCAGCTTTTGGCGGAAGACAGAGtagagagcgagagcagtGAACCAGACTGCGACGAAGCGAATAAGACGGCCGAGCGCGAAAGAGCTCGCAGACTCCGGCAGGATCTGAAAGTCAGCAGAACCGACTTGCCGCGACAGAAACTTCCAGTGCTGCAGGTGCTCCTCAGACGCTGCGGCCTCCCCACCAGCGGCACCAAGCAGCAGTTGGTCACCCGCTTaactcgctttctctttcaagacggcgagaaagaagaagaggaggctaGCGCTGGTGGGCCGAATGCAAGGGCGCGGAGGGGAAgagcaaagaaggaaggcaagaagggggagaaaagcaggacgcgaagaagcgaactaGAAGCGAAAAAGGCAGGAGACTCGGAGAGCGAGGGCAGCGCACGCAGCGCGCGACCCAGGCGGTCAAGCCGGCTCCGAGAAGTGGCCGAAGCTGCCGAGAAGGTGCAGCCGACGGTGAACGGGAGCTCTGCAGGCTCGGATGTGACCTCACGCAACACCGTCGTGAAGAGGGAACTGACGGGTGGAAGGCGGAGCGCGccaaggaaggagaaatgCGACGCGAAAGGTGTTTCTCGTGGGTCAAAGAGCGCGTCGAAGACTCCCAGTCGAGCCTTTGTGGCGACGAAGTccgggaagaaaggaaagcagtGCAGCTCGTCCAAggcggcgaggaggaaggcagacCACGACGAGTGGACTGAgtcatctccttcttcatctgacGAAGACTacgaagaggaaaccgagTCCTCGATCCTCAGctccgaagaagcagaggaggctTCTGAGGCCTCAGAAGCCTCCGAATCCGAGATGTCGGACGCGGCCGGCGCTCCACCCCAAAGGCAGCGCCGGAGGACCGGCGCGGCGCCGGCTCCTCTGCCTGGCGCTGTGCATCCGTCGTCAGCCACCGAGGAAATCAAGCTGGCCGGAGGTCTTgtggacgaagaggaggacgagaacgACGCGGCGGTGAAGCAGCTTGTGCGCAAGTCCGTTCTCCACAACGTCATCTGGCAGCGCCTTGTCCTGGATGAGGCCCACCGAATCAAATCGCGGAACAGCAGCACGGCCCAGGCCGTGTTGGCCCTCCGCACGGCGACCATGGTCTGCAGCCGGGGGGGCGgaggccgagaagagaatgcggaaggagacgcgactCCCGAGAGCAGGGCAGGAGCCCCGGAGCaagaggcagacggagacgttcgggcaaagaggagaaaaacggagagggactgtgcgaaggaggcggagggagaggcgaagccCCACCTGGGTCcagcgaaggaaggcgagaaggagacgtcAGACGCGAGTCCGTCTGAGGCGTCTACGAATCTGGCACTTTGTGACGCACGAAACAAAAGCGGAAAAGCGCATGCGAGCGAAGAACTCGCTTGGGAACTGAAAGTCGGCGGCAGCCGATGGTGTCTCACGGGCACGCCTCTCCAGAACCGAATTGGCGAGCTCTTCAGTCTTGTCAAGTTCCTCAGAGTCTACCCCTACGCCTACTACTTCTGCAAGAGGCCTGGGTGCACCTGCAGGTCGCTCCACTTCCGCTTCCACGAGGGCAA ACACTGCGTGAAATGTGGCCACACGCGCATGAGccacttttctctcttcaaccAGAAAGTCATAAACCCCATCAAGCGTTGCGGGTACGAGAATGACGGTGTCGTGGCGCTGAAGATCCTCAAGAGAGAC GTTCTGGATACAATTATGCTGCGGCGGACGAAGGTGGAACGCGCTGCGGATGTAAAGCTCCCGCCCTTGATTGTCCGCATTCGTCGCGACGCACTGTCGCCTGAGGAACGTGATTTTTACGAGTCCCTTTTCAAGCAAACTGCCATTCAATTT GATGCGTATGTGGAAGCCGGAACCGTCCTCCACAACTTCGCGCACATCTTTGACTTGCTGAGTCGCCTCCGTCAAGCGGTGGACCATCCGTATCTGCTTGTTCACGGCTCGCTCCAGCCTCTTGACGGggcttcccttcttccgACGGCGTCGCGAAAAGAGCAGCCGACCGGCGTCTGTGCCTTGTGTCAAGACGACGCGTTGCACACG GAGCATCTCACGGAAGCGAGCTGCGGCCACGTGTTTCATCGCGGATGCTTGTGGGAATATGTTCAGTCGGTGCCGGTGGGTCCCGGTGCCGAAGGCACGTCAGAGGCGctcgcagagaagaaagaagtttTGGGGTGTCCGGCCTGCTACACACCCCTGACAGTCGACCTGTCTTCCCTGGAGAGGCAAGTGAACAacgcaggagaagacgacggcgagTGTGAGAGGCGAGGGCGAAAGGGAGGACGCGGCAAAAACGGTGGCAACGAagacgagcaagaagacgagaaggacgaggctGAGTTGGATGAGGTcctggagaaggacgagaggcgCCGGGAAAATCAGAGCGGGGGGCGCGACTGTGAAGGGGAAAATTCGTTGTCGCGTCAGAATGGAGAGTCGCAGTCCATTTCCGATCTTTCGCGACTCCTTCAGCAGGCGGGAAAACGAGGCCCTGATGGCATCATGCAGAAAATCAAAGCAAGCGAGTTCCGGAGCAGCACTAAGATCGAGGCATTGTATCAG GAACTTCTTGAAATCGAGAGGGAGGATACCACTGTGAAaagtctcgtcttctctcagtTTTGTTCCATGTTGGATCTCATCGAATGGCGTCTCAAAAAAGGCGGCATTCACTGCGCGAAGATGGTGGGGTCGATGTCGATTGTTTCACG GTCGAACGTGCTCTATGCGTTCAACAACGATCCGTCATTGAAAGTTCTTCTGATTTCTCTCAAAGCCGGAGGAGAGGGTCTCAACCTGCAAATAGCGAGTCGAATTTTTTTGATGGATCCCTGGTGGAATCCTGCAGCCGAGATGCAGGCGATTCAAAGGGCCCACCGTATAGGGCAGCGCCACAAAGAGGTCATTGCCATTCGCTTCATTGCGGAAAAAACGATCGAAGAGAGAATTCTGCAACTtcaggaaaagaagcaatTGGTCTTTGACGGCACCGTCGGCGCCTGCGACCACGCAATGACCAAACTGACTCAGGACGACCTCCGGTTCCTGTTTCAAAATTGA
- a CDS encoding EF-1 guanine nucleotide exchange domain-containing protein (encoded by transcript TGME49_226410) yields MPACFCATSSPPGGRSTASVREGLCIPSSTALSVSPRGRSPLFLDGFTCTLLLVDRCPFVVLNLPLTLSLREKSKHSHLAFTLLDKMVVPDFGNLKSDIGVGKLNEYLASRSFITGYSATQDDAIIFSKLLGAPNATKFVDASRWYRHVSHFSPVQKAAWPKGELSAEKPKKEEDDDDIDLFGEDDADKEAVKKLAESKKKEAAGKKKKEVINKSSLVIEVKPADAETSLDEISKLCKEIKIEGVTWGEAVKKVPVAFGLYKLQLCCTILDDIVNTNEIVDQIEALGMTQEQLEKLAKRQEGDDEEEDEDEETYGLVQSAEIVSFNKL; encoded by the exons ATGCCAGCGTGTTTTTGCGCAACCTCGTCACCTCCTGGTGGACGATCCACGGCTTCTGTGCGCGAGGGACTCTGTATACCATCGAGCACTGccctttctgtgtctcctcgtggTCGGAGCCCGCTTTTCCTCGATGGCTTCACTTGCACACTTTTGCTCGTCGACCGTTGTCCGTTTGTTGTCCTCAACCTACCCTTAACGCTATCtttgcgagaaaaaagcaaacaTTCTCACCTCGCGTTTACCCTTCTCGACAAAATGGTGGTTCCTGACTTTGGAAACTTGAAGAGCGACATTGGCGTGGGGAAGCTCAACGAATATCTCGCGTCTCGGTCTTTTATCACTGGATACTCTGCCACCCAGGATGACGCTATCATTTTCTCCAAACTTCTTGGTGCCCCGAACGCGACCAAGTTCGTTGACGCCAGCCGGTGGTACCGTCACGTCTCTCATTTCTCCCCCGTTCAGAAGGCGGCGTGGCCCAAGGGCGAACTGAGCGccgagaagccgaagaaggaggaagacgacgacgataTCGATCTTTTTG GTGAGGACGACGCCGATAAGGAGGCCGTGAAGAAGCTTGCAGAGTCtaagaagaaggaggctgCTGgtaagaagaagaaagaggtgaTCAACAAGTCTTCTCTCGTCATTGAAGTCAAGCCCGCAGATGCGGAAACCAGTCTGGATGAGATTTCCAAGTTGTGCAAGGAGATCAAGATCGAAGGTGTCACGTGGGGCGAGGCTGTCAAGAAGGTCCCCGTTGCCTTTGGACTGTACAAACTCCAG cTCTGCTGCACAATCTTGGATGATATTGTGAACACGAACGAAATCGTCGACCAGATCGAGGCACTTGGCATGACTCAGGAGCAGCTCGAAAAGTTGGCAAAGCGTCAGGAGGGCgatgacgaggaagaagacgaggacgaagaaactTACGGCCTCGTTCAGTCTGCAGAAATCGTTTCCTTCAACAAGCTGTAA
- a CDS encoding reticulon protein (encoded by transcript TGME49_226430~Predicted trans-membrane domain (TMHMM2.0):29-49:50-73:129-152) — translation MSKISAGSSSPTREYECAVARLLSWENPTTAGSLFLGINLLYFFVFVLGKSLLSVSCYFLMVPFAAGFLFRVLDLAPSFGEGPVEIVSRSTLSGMVGRCYENVNCVLESVRDVLLWKDAMYTAKCCVLTWAVGYVSSFFSMCFLVFCVVWIAFGFSFVKKMCAAPVCACVSPYIQEAQEFCSRMVAAIPRMDSVTK, via the coding sequence ATGTCGAAAATTAGCGCTGGTTCGAGTTCCCCTACAAGGGAATACGAGTGTGCAGTGGCTCGATTACTGTCGTGGGAAAACCCAACCACGGCGGGATCGCTCTTTCTGGGAATCAATTTGCTTTACTTCTTTGTATTTGTTCTGGGTAAATCACTTCTCTCCGTTAGTTGCTACTTCCTGATGGTGCCGTTTGCTGCGGGATTCCTGTTTCGCGTCCTCGACCTTGCGCCCTCGTTTGGCGAAGGCCCCGTTGAAATCGTGAGTCGAAGTACACTCAGCGGAATGGTTGGCCGCTGCTACGAGAACGTTAACTGCGTCCTGGAGTCAGTGCGAGATGTGTTGTTGTGGAAGGATGCCATGTACACGGCCAAGTGCTGCGTACTAACGTGGGCTGTCGGGTACGtctcgtcgtttttctccatgtgcttcctcgttttctgtgttgtctGGATTGCCTTTGGCTTTTCGTTCGTCAAGAAGATGTGCGCAGCTCCCGTGTGCGCATGTGTCTCCCCATACATCCAGGAAGCCCAGGAGTTCTGCAGTCGCATGGTTGCCGCCATTCCCCGAATGGACAGTGTCACAAAGTAG
- a CDS encoding peptidase family M3 protein (encoded by transcript TGME49_226420~Signal peptide predicted by SignalP 2.0 HMM (probability 0.619) with cleavage site probability 0.294 at residue 49) produces MISPVASVFSTMPHWKQGARLHAPGGRFTFAARIYLFLLLSCLGFSCSGEIANGKGTDTTPARLDPRTLPRYNLKRHFPYSSIFDPAIDRDIEALSRRAREFKERFKGTLETTLLEALIKHEQLDEAVDFVDYYIALVAAVNTTNEEIRKRVNQLESAIAADVQPYRLFVNLELGAMPEAALQKQMAANGNLSFYSGFLGAARRRAPYVLSEDVERALLVRKPMTVQVATEYYFKQLGDATFDMNGEKLILSMILAFIMDNSQEKRWAAQKAVKQGLERHKITNFAALSLNVVAGSWHMERKERGYERLRSSRNVANNVSDKTIDALIHAGETVAVSLTKRYFKLKKKILKNRAGVEVFDFADRLAPLPLKSSDRLYDWKESTRIVRDAYKSFSPTMALMFDKLLEEERIDAPAVPGKRTPACYLGTPTTGPFIILEHVGQPRCVETLAHEAGHAIHSMLSYEQGNLQLAPPLTIAEMASLMGERIVFNDLLRRTTDPEERLSHLLRYLDGWTSTVTRQLMFDDFERRVHDARAQGTIPDGAFTTMWKESLEKYFGAEGEVFDSYANSEADWARIPHFHNTPFYVYAYAFSDLAVGSLYRVYKAHPEGFEQKYLDILRSGNKKSFEEIMKPFGLNPSAETFWADAVEATGGTVIDEAESLALKLGFV; encoded by the exons ATGATTTCTCCGGTTGCGTCGGTGTTTTCAACAATGCCCCATTGGAAACAGGGTGCCAGGCTGCACGCGCCGGGGGGCCGGTTTACTTTCGCAGCGAGGATCtatctttttcttcttctttct TGTTTGGGCTTCTCGTGCTCAGGCGAGATCGCTAACGGAAAAGGGACGGATACTACTCCAG CACGCCTAGATCCCCGTACTCTCCCTCGGTACAACCTGAAGCGCCATTTCCCCTATTCATCGATCTTTGATCCTGCAATCGATAGGGACATCGAAGCGCTCAGCCGCAGGGCCCGAGAGTTCAAGGAGAGATTCAAAGGCACCCTGGAAACCACCCTTCTGGAGGCGCTCATCAAGCACGAGCAGCTAGATGAAGCTGTGGACTTTGTCGACTACTACATTGCCCTTGTCGCTGCAGTGAACACCACAAATGAGGAGATTCGCAAGCGAGTGAATCAATTGGAGTCGGCCATAGCCGCTGA TGTGCAGCCTTATAGACTTTTCGTGAATCTAGAGCTTGGGGCAATGCCGGAGGCAGCTCTGCAAAAGCAGATGGCAGCAAATGGCAATCTCAGCTTTTATTCCGGCTTTCTTGGCGCGGCACGACGACGCGCGCCTTATGTTCTGTCTGAAGACGTCGAGCGCGCACTCCTTGTTCGGAAGCCCATGACTGTGCAAGTTGCCACTGAGTACTACTTCAAGCAACTCGGCGACGCAACCTTCGACATGAACGGCGAGAAGCTGATTTTGTCGATGATCCTCGCGTTCATTATGGACAACAGCCAAGAGAAGCGCTGGGCCGCGCAGAAGGCTGTGAAGCA AGGTCTCGAACGGCACAAGATCACCAACTTTGCAGCGCTCAGTTTAAACGTTGTGGCGGGGTCGTGGCacatggagagaaaggagagaggttACGAG AGGCTGCGGTCGTCCCGGAACGTCGCCAACAATGTGTCTGACAAAACAATTGACGCGCTCATCCACGCAGGGGAGACTGTCGCAGTGTCGTTGACGAAGCGGTACTTCAAGTTGAAAAAGAAAATTCTCAAGAACCGGGCTGGAGTGGAG GTTTTCGACTTCGCTGATCGGCTAGCTCCATTGCCCCTCAAATCCAGCGATCGCCTTTACGACTGGAAAGAATCAACGAGAATCGTCCGAGATGCGTACAAGTCCTTCTCGCCGACCATGGCCCTGATGTTCGACAAACTGcttgaggaagagaggattGACGCCCCTGCCGTTCCAGGAAAACGCACGCCAGCATGCTACTTGGGCACACCGACAACAGGCCCCTTCATCATTCTCGAGCATGTTGGACAACCCCGTTGTGTGGAAACTCTCGCTCACGAAGCCG GCCACGCAATCCATTCCATGTTGTCCTACGAGCAAGGAAACCTGCAGCTCGCACCGCCCCTGACGATTGCAGAAATGGCGAGCCTCATGGGAGAGAGAATAGTATTCAATGACTTGTTGCGCCGGACGACGGATCCTGAGGAGCGCCTTTCTCATCTGCTTCGCTATCTAGATGGATGGACTAGCACTGTTACTCGGCAGCTTATGTTCGATGACTTCGAG agaagagtgCATGATGCCCGCGCACAAGGGACAATACCGGATGGCGCATTCACAACAATGTGGAAGGAGTCACTTGA GAAGTACTTTGGTGCTGAAGGCGAGGTGTTTGACTCCTATGCGAACTCAGAGGCGGATTGGGCCCGCATTCCACACTTTCATAATACGCCCTTCTATGTCTACGCGTACGCGTTCTCCGACCTTGCCGTGGGCTCTCTCTACCGCGTGTACAAGGCACACCCCGAAGGCTTCGAACAGAAATACCTTGACATTTTGCGGTCAGGAAATAAAAAGAGCTTCGAGGAGATCATGAAGCCTTTCGGTCTGAACCCGTCGGCTGAGACATTCTGGGCTGACGCTGTGGAAGCTACAGGAG GAACGGTAATCGACGAGGCCGAGTCCCTTGCCCTCAAGCTGGGCTTTGTCTGA